One window of the Hippoglossus hippoglossus isolate fHipHip1 chromosome 9, fHipHip1.pri, whole genome shotgun sequence genome contains the following:
- the bcl2l16 gene encoding BCL2 like 16: MEICQLRPNEKKAWWLVEWSEVTMCQLEEPEAIRGLDSPDPLVREAFLMAHDYIDYITTGGADGSMGHAPTACTTALRHAGDELLNRFPIFFRRWPRVFQDVTEKTACPMLMSILDEHFFLPVPVGRRRDLAWSAVLSVYVLAGQMALHCHERGMLGVLPQLKECVGAYVQRVICPDIRDKGGWSGFVSRFGEKQHLEGQVKRVCCWTLLALASSIITYLLWKRMA, encoded by the exons ATGGAAATCTGTCAGCTAAGGCctaatgagaaaaaagcttggTGGTTAGTTGAGTGGTCAGAGGTGACTATGTGTCAGTTGGAGGAGCCAGAGGCCATACGGGGCCTGGACAGTCCTGATCCACTAGTGAGAGAAGCATTTCTGATGGCCCATGATTACATAGACTATATTACCACAGGGGGGGCAGATGGGAGCATGGGTCATGCCCCTACTGCCTGCACCACAGCCTTGCGCCATGCAGGGGACGAGCTCCTCAACCGTTTCCCCATCTTCTTCAGACGCTGGCCTCGTGTCTTCCAGGATGTGACGGAGAAAACAGCCTGCCCTATGCTCATGAGCATCCTTGATGAGCACTTCTTTCTGCCTGTCCCTGTGGGGCGCCGCAGGGACCTGGCCTGGAGCGCTGTGCTGTCAGTGTATGTGCTGGCTGGCCAGATGGCTCTGCATTGCCATGAGAGGGGCATGTTGGGGGTCTTGCCCCAGCTGAAGGAGTGTGTGGGCGCCTACGTACAGAGGGTCATCTGCCCTGACATACGAGACAAGGGAGGATGG AGTGGCTTCGTGTCACGCTTTGGGGAGAAGCAGCACTTGGAGGGTCAGGTGAAGAGAGTGTGCTGCTGGACACTGCTGGCACTGGCCTCAAGCATCATCACCTACCTGCTGTGGAAAAGAATGGCTTAA
- the tubb2b gene encoding tubulin beta-2b chain produces MREIVHLQAGQCGNQIGAKFWEVISDEHGIDPTGTYHGDSDLQLDRINVYYNEASGGKYVPRAVLVDLEPGTMDSVRSGPFGQVFRPDNFVFGQSGAGNNWAKGHYTEGAELVDSVLDVVRKEAESCDCLQGFQLTHSLGGGTGSGMGTLLISKIREEYPDRIMNTFSVVPSPKVSDTVVEPYNATLSVHQLVENTDETYCIDNEALYDICFRTLKLTTPSYGDLNHLVSATMSGVTTCLRFPGQLNADLRKLAVNMVPFPRLHFFMPGFAPLTSRGSQQYRSLTVPELTQQMFDAKNMMAACDPRHGRYLTVAAIFRGRMSMKEVDEQMLNVQNKNSSYFVEWIPNNVKTAVCDIPPRGLKMAATFIGNSTAIQELFKRISEQFTAMFRRKAFLHWYTGEGMDEMEFTEAESNMNDLVSEYQQYQDATAEEEGEFEEEGEEELA; encoded by the exons ATGAGGGAAATCGTCCATCTCCAGGCCGGACAGTGCGGGAACCAGATTGGTGCCAAG TTCTGGGAGGTCATCAGTGACGAGCACGGTATCGACCCAACAGGAACCTACCATGGAGACAGTGACCTGCAGCTGGACAGGATAAACGTGTATTACAATGAGGCCTCAG GCGGTAAATATGTTCCCCGTGCTGTGCTGGTGGATCTGGAGCCGGGCACTATGGACTCTGTGAGGTCCGGACCTTTTGGCCAGGTCTTCAGGCCAGACAACTTCGTTTTTG GCCAGAGTGGTGCTGGCAACAACTGGGCCAAGGGTCATTACACAGAAGGTGCAGAGCTGGTGGACTCTGTCCTGGATGTGGTTaggaaagaggcagagagctgTGACTGCTTGCAGGGCTTccagctcacacactcactgggTGGGGGCACTGGCTCCGGTATGGGAACTCTGCTCATCAGCAAAATCCGGGAAGAATACCCCGACCGCATTATGAACACCTTCAGCGTGGTGCCCTCCCCCAAAGTATCAGACACAGTTGTTGAGCCCTACAACGCCACACTATCAGTCCACCAGCTTGTTGAAAACACAGATGAGACCTACTGCATCGACAATGAGGCCCTCTACGACATTTGTTTCCGCACCCTCAAACTCACAACCCCCTCGTACGGAGACCTCAACCACCTGGTCTCTGCCACCATGAGCGGCGTCACCACCTGTCTCAGGTTCCCTGGGCAGCTCAACGCTGACCTGCGCAAGTTGGCTGTAAACATGGTGCCATTCCCCCGTCTGCACTTCTTCATGCCAGGCTTTGCTCCCCTCACAAGCCGAGGCAGCCAGCAGTACCGATCGCTCACTGTGCCAGAGCTCACCCAGCAGATGTTCGATGCCAAGAACATGATGGCTGCCTGCGACCCACGTCATGGCCGCTACCTGACAGTGGCTGCCATCTTCCGTGGCCGCATGTCCATGAAGGAAGTGGATGAGCAGATGCTGAATGTacagaacaaaaacagcagctacTTTGTAGAATGGATCCCCAACAACGTGAAGACTGCAGTCTGTGACATTCCTCCCCGTGGCCTCAAGATGGCAGCCACCTTCATCGGCAACAGCACAGCCATCCAGGAGCTGTTCAAGCGCATCTCCGAGCAGTTCACTGCCATGTTCAGGCGCAAGGCTTTCCTCCACTGGTACACCGGAGAGGGTATGGATGAGATGGAGTTCACCGAGGCAGAGAGCAACATGAACGACCTGGTGTCCGAGTACCAGCAGTACCAAGACGCAactgctgaggaggagggagagtttgaggaggagggtgaggaggagctTGCCTAA